The nucleotide window GAATGCCTGTCTGTCCAGTACACCATTAGGTGTAAGCTGTATGAATTCATCAGAAAAGCGGCTGAAGATCTCAGCAAAGCCTACCTTTTTATTATTGATTCCCTTTTGGATCTTGTTTCTTAATCCATCAGCTCCCATCATTAACCATCCCGCAGTTCCATCGGCCGCGTTCCACAGTTCTTTCAGTTCCAGAAAGGCAGTGTATTCCAAGTCTCCAACTTCATCCAGGATAAACACCGGGTTTTCGAGCTGATTGATGTAATACTTCAGGTTTTCCTTTACGTCGATGTATTTGCCTTTGTTATCAATACCTAGTGTTTTAGCAAAATGGCGCACAAACAGCTGCTTACTTTTGGACTGGGAACAGTCGATATAAAAGGCATTGCGCATGGTTTTCACGATGTTTTTCGCGCTGAAAGTCTTACCGATACCACAGGCATCCACCAGCACCATGGAGCGCGCAAAAGTCTGGCAGAACTGGATGCTGCTTTCTATTTCTGTATACACTTTTGTGCGCACGACCTTCCAGCTGCTTTTTTTATTGTTTATACCCAGTTCGCGACCGATCTGAAGCCACTGAGACGGTGAAATAAGACCTTCAATTTCGCCTTTGTTCAGCCTGCTGAAGACCGCACCGTTAATTCCGTAGATCTTAGCAAACTGTCCGTCCGTTCCGCCAAAGTTGGGGCGGCGTTCCAGTAGTGCTGTTCTTACCTGCTGCTTATATTCAATTGATAATTCCATTGTTGTGAGTTTTAATGATTATTTAAAAATGAGTTTTTCCAACTGGTGGACGGCACCACAGCCATTTTCTCCTGTTCATCTGTATCAATGACTTCCACCGTTTCA belongs to Chryseobacterium sp. and includes:
- a CDS encoding ATP-binding protein, producing the protein MELSIEYKQQVRTALLERRPNFGGTDGQFAKIYGINGAVFSRLNKGEIEGLISPSQWLQIGRELGINNKKSSWKVVRTKVYTEIESSIQFCQTFARSMVLVDACGIGKTFSAKNIVKTMRNAFYIDCSQSKSKQLFVRHFAKTLGIDNKGKYIDVKENLKYYINQLENPVFILDEVGDLEYTAFLELKELWNAADGTAGWLMMGADGLRNKIQKGINNKKVGFAEIFSRFSDEFIQLTPNGVLDRQAFYNELLTQVATANHTGSQPVETLVKQCLKKEATLRHLETLIKISA